A genomic stretch from Nitrospinaceae bacterium includes:
- the sppA gene encoding signal peptide peptidase SppA — MKAWRTPGFLISVCLFLAIAVGMFGISRLLSGGDADDTSGFSLGFGDKDVVGLVRIKGNIFDAKKTVDSLTKMRRSSRVKSLLLRIDSPGGAVAPTQEIYEEVQRFRKTGRKVVASLGSVAASGGYYIASAADKIFSYPGTVTGSIGVIVVLPNAEKMLGKLGLSFNVIKSAPHKDMGSPLRPMTDEDRKIFQNLIDDTYEQFVAAVSRGRNMSVDRARKIADGSVYSGERAMKLGLVDSLGSQWDAALEAARFAKIEGEPRLFEIKSREGFLGMFNKSVMGWLNGGASSYFGGSPVMLQYMWR; from the coding sequence ATGAAAGCTTGGAGAACTCCGGGATTTCTCATCTCCGTTTGTTTGTTCTTGGCCATCGCAGTTGGGATGTTCGGAATCTCCCGGCTTTTGTCGGGAGGCGATGCAGATGACACCTCGGGATTTAGCCTTGGTTTTGGGGACAAGGATGTTGTTGGCCTTGTTCGCATAAAGGGAAATATTTTTGACGCAAAGAAGACGGTTGATAGTCTTACTAAAATGCGTCGCAGCAGCCGGGTTAAATCTTTGTTGCTTCGGATCGACAGTCCTGGTGGGGCCGTGGCTCCGACCCAGGAGATTTACGAGGAAGTTCAAAGATTTCGAAAAACCGGTCGTAAGGTGGTCGCCTCGCTGGGGAGTGTGGCGGCCTCGGGCGGATATTATATCGCCTCGGCGGCCGACAAGATTTTTTCCTATCCCGGCACCGTGACGGGAAGTATTGGGGTTATCGTTGTTCTGCCTAATGCGGAAAAGATGCTTGGCAAGCTTGGTCTGTCGTTCAACGTAATTAAGAGTGCGCCGCATAAGGACATGGGCTCGCCATTACGGCCGATGACCGATGAGGATCGAAAAATATTTCAAAACCTCATCGACGATACGTATGAGCAATTTGTGGCGGCCGTGTCGAGGGGACGGAATATGTCTGTCGACCGTGCCCGCAAGATTGCCGATGGTAGTGTTTACAGCGGCGAGCGAGCGATGAAATTGGGTTTGGTGGACAGCCTTGGCAGCCAGTGGGATGCGGCGCTAGAGGCGGCTCGATTTGCCAAAATCGAAGGAGAACCCAGGCTTTTTGAGATTAAATCGAGAGAAGGCTTTCTGGGAATGTTCAACAAGTCAGTTATGGGATGGTTGAATGGCGGTGCCTCTTCCTATTTTGGAGGCTCTCCCGTCATGCTACAATACATGTGGAGATAA
- a CDS encoding histidinol-phosphate transaminase, which translates to MKIKTSRSAEDIVVYQPGKPVEELERELGISDSIKVASNENPLGPSPRGMEAVRAAIGGVHRYPDGGAFYFKRALADFHGLSPEHFTVGNGTNEVLENIAHAFLDPDDPVVFSEGAFIVYLIVSQLSNCEMRMAPMRDYTHDLDKMAELVCEKTKAVFIANPNNPTGTAVGEAALRKFIEGVPEHTLVVVDEAYFQYVHREDYPDASKLISEYANLVAVRTFSKAYGLAGLRVGYGIAAPEVIETINKVREPFNVNSLALAAAEAALGDLGHVAESVRVNAEGREYFVRELAALGIPFVPTQGNFIMAEVGEGMKTYESLLREGVIVRPVAGYGFPAHVRISIGTPEENLRVIEALATVLGK; encoded by the coding sequence ATGAAAATCAAGACTTCGCGCTCGGCCGAGGATATTGTCGTTTATCAGCCCGGCAAGCCGGTCGAGGAGCTTGAGCGCGAACTTGGCATCTCTGATTCAATAAAAGTGGCCTCGAACGAGAATCCACTTGGCCCCTCGCCAAGGGGCATGGAGGCTGTGCGAGCGGCGATAGGTGGTGTGCACCGCTACCCGGATGGCGGGGCTTTTTATTTCAAACGCGCCCTGGCCGATTTTCACGGGCTCTCCCCCGAGCACTTCACCGTAGGCAACGGCACGAACGAGGTGCTCGAAAATATCGCGCACGCTTTTCTTGATCCGGATGACCCTGTGGTGTTCTCCGAGGGGGCATTCATCGTCTACCTGATCGTGTCCCAGCTTTCGAATTGCGAGATGCGCATGGCACCGATGCGGGACTATACCCACGATCTCGATAAGATGGCCGAGCTTGTGTGCGAGAAGACAAAGGCGGTGTTTATCGCGAATCCGAACAACCCCACCGGAACGGCGGTTGGCGAGGCCGCGCTCCGCAAGTTTATCGAAGGTGTGCCCGAGCATACGCTGGTGGTTGTGGACGAGGCCTATTTCCAGTATGTCCATCGGGAAGATTATCCTGATGCCTCAAAACTGATTTCCGAGTACGCGAACCTCGTTGCGGTGCGAACCTTCTCAAAGGCGTATGGGCTGGCCGGGCTTCGGGTTGGCTACGGAATCGCGGCGCCCGAGGTGATTGAGACGATCAACAAAGTGCGCGAGCCGTTCAACGTGAATTCGCTGGCGCTCGCTGCGGCCGAGGCTGCCCTCGGGGATTTGGGGCATGTGGCGGAAAGTGTCCGGGTGAATGCCGAGGGCAGGGAGTATTTCGTCCGGGAGCTAGCGGCTTTAGGTATCCCTTTTGTGCCCACCCAGGGGAATTTCATCATGGCCGAGGTGGGCGAGGGGATGAAAACCTACGAGAGCCTTTTGCGCGAGGGTGTGATTGTTCGCCCCGTCGCGGGTTATGGATTTCCCGCCCATGTGAGAATTTCAATTGGCACGCCTGAGGAAAATCTTCGGGTGATTGAGGCGCTGGCCACCGTTTTGGGTAAATAG
- a CDS encoding Crp/Fnr family transcriptional regulator → MFESILAQVPLFSHLPDEGLAELAAKLHRRRFEREQIIFHKNDPGSTLYIIISGKVKIALPSSEGENVLVALLSTGDFFGELSLFDGEPRSATSIATEATDILTLDRDDLITYLSENTKAATAILAELSLRLRRTDELLSDAAFCNLSTRLSKRIIDLSERYGQPDENGNIKINMRLRQQDLADMVGATRESVNKMLKTYKQKTLIELQRGYLTILDDEGLRRRAR, encoded by the coding sequence GTGTTCGAATCCATTCTTGCCCAGGTTCCATTGTTTTCACATCTGCCCGACGAGGGTCTTGCCGAGTTGGCGGCGAAGCTACACCGCCGCCGCTTTGAGCGCGAGCAGATAATTTTCCACAAAAATGACCCTGGCTCGACTCTGTACATCATCATTTCCGGCAAGGTAAAGATAGCCCTACCCTCGTCCGAGGGCGAGAACGTTCTCGTCGCCCTTCTTTCGACGGGAGATTTCTTTGGAGAGCTCTCACTATTCGACGGCGAGCCTCGCTCGGCAACATCAATTGCCACCGAGGCCACCGATATCCTCACCCTCGATAGAGATGATTTGATCACATATCTTTCCGAGAACACAAAGGCTGCCACCGCAATTCTCGCCGAGCTGAGCCTTCGCCTGAGGCGAACAGATGAGCTCTTGAGCGATGCGGCCTTTTGTAATCTTTCCACCCGGCTGTCTAAAAGAATTATTGACCTGTCCGAGCGCTACGGTCAGCCCGACGAGAATGGAAATATAAAAATTAATATGCGCCTAAGACAGCAGGATCTTGCAGATATGGTGGGGGCCACGCGCGAGAGCGTGAACAAAATGCTAAAGACTTACAAACAAAAAACCTTGATCGAGCTGCAACGGGGCTACCTCACCATCCTCGATGATGAGGGTCTCCGCCGCAGGGCCCGCTGA
- a CDS encoding (d)CMP kinase, protein MVIPIDGPAGSGKSTMAKTIADKLGWDYLESGALYRAVGLSVLEAGGSPEDKEVAIAQAENLDFGCRKTGQGWRNFLNDQDATENLREERVSDAASKVSTYPGVRAALLEFQRSYGLKKGAVIDGRDIGTVVFPGAQVKFFLDADIEVRIQRRFGELREKGVDFDPETLGANLRERDRRDREREQAPLVSAEDAIRIETTSLSIDQVLEIMISAISDKYPEVFPTH, encoded by the coding sequence ATAGTTATCCCGATTGATGGTCCCGCAGGCTCTGGCAAAAGTACGATGGCCAAAACCATTGCTGACAAACTAGGGTGGGATTACCTGGAATCGGGCGCTCTTTACCGGGCGGTGGGCTTGAGTGTACTTGAGGCAGGGGGGAGCCCTGAAGATAAGGAAGTGGCCATTGCTCAGGCGGAGAATCTTGATTTTGGGTGCCGAAAGACTGGCCAGGGGTGGCGAAATTTTCTTAATGACCAAGACGCCACCGAAAATCTGCGCGAGGAGCGTGTAAGTGATGCTGCTTCAAAGGTTTCTACCTATCCTGGGGTGCGGGCGGCGCTCCTTGAATTCCAGCGAAGCTATGGCCTTAAAAAGGGCGCCGTAATCGATGGCCGAGATATCGGAACCGTTGTTTTTCCGGGCGCCCAGGTGAAATTCTTTCTTGATGCCGATATCGAGGTACGTATTCAACGCCGATTCGGGGAATTACGCGAAAAAGGGGTCGATTTTGACCCTGAAACGCTGGGGGCGAATCTGAGGGAGCGAGACCGGCGGGACAGGGAGCGCGAGCAGGCACCCCTGGTCTCGGCCGAGGATGCCATTCGTATTGAAACCACGAGCTTATCCATCGATCAGGTCCTTGAAATTATGATTTCAGCCATTTCCGATAAGTATCCTGAGGTGTTTCCAACTCATTGA
- a CDS encoding integration host factor subunit beta: protein MTKAEMVEKVSSKINLTKKDTERVVNIVFGSIISALAEGDKVELRGFGSFRVRARDSRDGRNPRTGATVQIPPKKVPFFKAGKELREMVDSIVDTPAEADSFAAGNSGGDAPQSSQPVSGVLSGSSEENRF from the coding sequence ATGACTAAGGCCGAAATGGTTGAAAAAGTCTCGTCGAAGATTAATCTCACTAAAAAAGATACTGAACGCGTAGTGAACATCGTTTTCGGAAGTATCATTTCCGCTTTGGCCGAAGGCGATAAGGTAGAGCTTCGAGGGTTTGGTAGTTTCCGTGTAAGAGCCCGCGATAGCCGTGATGGTCGTAATCCGCGCACCGGCGCTACGGTGCAAATCCCCCCCAAGAAAGTTCCGTTTTTTAAAGCAGGCAAGGAATTGCGCGAGATGGTGGACAGTATCGTCGATACTCCCGCCGAGGCGGACTCGTTTGCCGCTGGCAACTCGGGTGGCGATGCGCCTCAATCATCGCAGCCGGTTTCCGGTGTCTTGAGCGGTTCATCGGAAGAGAACCGTTTTTAG
- a CDS encoding prephenate dehydrogenase/arogenate dehydrogenase family protein gives MGTQFKQMTIIGVGLIGGSLARAARERGLVSRFVGAGRSMGNLEKAIELGVVDEIETDHAKAVKGSDIVVVCTPVRAAVEVVRNILPVMEPGAILTDAGSVKGPFVKAVEAMELGSVRFVGGHPIAGTEHSGVEASFATLYENHRTILTPTSASDSGAVEALRALWEGVGAFVDIIEPDRHDRIMADISHLPHLVAYALVNMALDGGAVPYAAGGFRDFTRIASSNPEMWREICLDNKETLLASLDAFEKSLAELRQAVEAEEEEGLEQAFRRAKEGRDNWLREKGWL, from the coding sequence ATGGGTACGCAATTTAAACAGATGACGATCATCGGGGTTGGCCTGATTGGCGGCTCCCTGGCCCGGGCAGCCCGCGAGCGAGGGCTGGTCTCGCGTTTTGTTGGTGCGGGCCGGAGCATGGGGAATCTCGAAAAAGCCATTGAACTTGGTGTTGTCGATGAGATCGAGACCGACCACGCAAAGGCGGTCAAAGGCTCGGACATTGTCGTGGTGTGCACGCCGGTTCGAGCCGCCGTTGAGGTGGTTCGCAATATTCTTCCTGTGATGGAGCCAGGGGCGATACTCACCGATGCGGGCAGCGTCAAGGGCCCCTTCGTCAAGGCGGTCGAGGCCATGGAATTGGGCAGCGTGCGTTTTGTGGGAGGGCACCCCATTGCGGGCACCGAGCACTCAGGGGTCGAGGCGAGTTTTGCCACGCTTTATGAAAACCACCGAACAATTTTGACGCCTACATCAGCCTCGGATTCGGGAGCCGTCGAAGCCCTTCGGGCGCTTTGGGAGGGGGTGGGCGCGTTCGTGGACATCATTGAGCCCGATCGCCACGACCGAATCATGGCGGACATCAGCCATCTGCCCCATCTGGTGGCCTATGCGCTGGTGAACATGGCCCTTGATGGCGGGGCGGTTCCCTATGCGGCGGGAGGTTTTAGGGATTTCACGCGAATCGCATCGAGCAACCCGGAGATGTGGCGGGAGATTTGCCTCGACAACAAGGAAACGCTGCTGGCCTCTCTCGATGCCTTTGAGAAGAGCCTTGCCGAGCTCAGACAAGCTGTTGAGGCTGAAGAAGAAGAGGGGCTGGAGCAGGCTTTTCGCCGGGCCAAGGAGGGTCGTGATAATTGGCTCCGAGAGAAGGGTTGGTTGTAA
- a CDS encoding aspartate dehydrogenase produces MDLGVIGLGVIGKAVVRAADEGELPFTVSAAATRTPGNVRDFLNSLKNAPRLTDLAGVVASSDVILEASGGHTVEAICRAALPLGKSVIVNSVGALLEREDLIALAEKHKARIMIPSGAIIGLDGLKGAAAGRIDSVTMTTRKPPPSLKGAPFVEENNIDVDAMTEATVIFEGSPLEACKGFPANVNVSAAVSFAGIGPHRTEMRIMCDPTINRNIHEVEAVGEFGRLFFRIENVPTENHRTGILTYLSNIQFLRQQTATLVVGT; encoded by the coding sequence ATGGATCTCGGGGTAATCGGATTGGGGGTCATCGGCAAGGCCGTTGTCAGAGCGGCCGACGAGGGGGAGTTGCCTTTCACTGTCTCCGCCGCCGCAACGCGCACACCTGGAAATGTACGGGATTTTTTAAATTCTCTTAAAAATGCTCCACGCCTGACGGATCTGGCCGGAGTGGTGGCGAGCTCTGATGTCATCCTGGAGGCCTCGGGTGGTCATACGGTCGAGGCTATCTGCCGAGCGGCCCTGCCGTTGGGCAAGAGTGTCATCGTCAATTCGGTGGGCGCTCTGCTTGAACGCGAGGATCTCATCGCACTCGCCGAGAAACACAAGGCGCGCATCATGATCCCCTCGGGGGCAATCATCGGCCTCGACGGCCTCAAGGGAGCCGCTGCCGGGCGAATCGACTCGGTGACGATGACGACGCGCAAGCCGCCGCCTAGTCTCAAGGGCGCGCCCTTTGTCGAGGAGAATAACATCGATGTCGATGCCATGACGGAGGCCACGGTAATCTTTGAGGGCTCGCCGCTTGAGGCCTGCAAGGGTTTTCCGGCTAACGTCAATGTTTCGGCGGCGGTGAGTTTCGCGGGCATCGGGCCTCACCGCACCGAGATGCGCATCATGTGCGATCCGACGATCAATCGAAATATCCACGAAGTTGAGGCGGTCGGTGAGTTTGGCCGCTTGTTCTTTCGGATCGAAAACGTACCCACGGAAAACCATCGAACGGGAATACTGACATACCTTTCTAATATTCAATTTCTGCGCCAACAAACGGCGACACTGGTGGTCGGCACCTGA
- a CDS encoding 30S ribosomal protein S1, with amino-acid sequence MTDNPSSPPADESADESTVETAEVTVIDESLYDQDPDSLSFEQMEAIYSSTLDPVKDGEIVNGTVVRIESDFLLVDVGYKSEGFVSRREFSDRARSLSPGDLVEVYVESREDEDGRIVLSKEKANRIKVWDEISRAYDDEETVPGRVIARIKGGLTVDIGLKAFLPGSQVDLRPVRNLDQFIGQTFDLKIIKLNRKRGNIVLSRRILLEDERSELKRETLSNLEDGLETIGVVKNITDYGAFIDLGGIDGLLHITDLSWGRVSHPSELLSIGDTVKVIILKFDKERERVSLGHKQITPDPWQGVEIKYPETGKVRGRVVSITDYGAFVELEPGVEGLVHISEMSWTRRNRHPSKIVTIGDIVEAVVLSLDKESRRISLGMKQIEANPWTEVEEKYPVGTKVSGQIRNLTEFGVFVALEEGIDGLIHISDISWTQRYKHPSEALKKGDEVEAVVLSVDVSKERLSLGIKQLGKDPWADIDSRYAVGDDLEAEVTKITNFGVFAAPEDEMEGLVHISEISIEKVNKPEDLVRVGDVYKMRVIKIEADQRKLGMSIKAYIEATGEDPLVKRGPEPEPVPEPEPVPEPVPSDETPEAQTADVVAEGGDAPVEVVAESDDAPVEVVAESAAAPVEVVAESDDAPVDAVAESAAEPGDEEAKSEES; translated from the coding sequence ATGACAGACAATCCTTCTTCTCCGCCCGCAGACGAATCCGCAGACGAATCCACAGTTGAAACCGCCGAAGTAACCGTAATAGATGAATCTCTTTACGATCAAGATCCTGACTCGCTTTCGTTCGAGCAGATGGAGGCGATCTACTCCTCCACACTCGATCCGGTGAAGGATGGTGAGATCGTCAACGGCACAGTGGTTCGCATTGAAAGTGATTTTCTTCTTGTTGACGTGGGCTACAAATCAGAAGGGTTTGTCTCGCGCCGCGAGTTTTCTGATCGCGCTCGCTCGCTTTCACCGGGCGATTTAGTTGAGGTTTATGTTGAGTCTCGCGAGGATGAGGATGGACGGATCGTCCTCTCAAAAGAGAAGGCCAACCGCATCAAGGTGTGGGACGAGATTTCTCGTGCCTACGACGACGAGGAGACCGTGCCGGGCCGCGTCATTGCCCGCATCAAGGGTGGTCTCACGGTAGACATCGGGCTCAAAGCATTCCTTCCTGGCTCGCAGGTGGATCTTCGACCGGTCAGGAATCTTGATCAGTTCATCGGACAGACGTTCGATCTCAAAATCATCAAGCTCAACCGCAAGCGGGGCAACATCGTTTTGTCGCGTCGTATTCTTCTTGAGGACGAGCGCTCCGAGCTCAAGCGCGAGACGCTGAGTAATCTTGAGGATGGTCTTGAGACTATCGGTGTCGTAAAGAACATCACCGACTACGGCGCGTTTATTGACCTGGGCGGAATCGACGGTCTTCTTCACATCACTGATCTCTCCTGGGGACGTGTGAGCCACCCGAGTGAGCTGCTCTCCATTGGCGACACGGTGAAGGTGATCATCCTCAAATTCGATAAAGAGCGCGAGCGCGTCTCCCTTGGCCACAAGCAGATCACCCCTGACCCGTGGCAGGGTGTCGAAATCAAGTATCCCGAAACAGGCAAGGTCCGTGGGCGTGTGGTTTCCATCACCGACTACGGTGCATTTGTCGAGCTTGAGCCGGGTGTCGAGGGGCTGGTTCACATATCTGAAATGTCTTGGACCCGTCGCAACCGGCACCCCTCGAAGATCGTCACCATTGGGGATATTGTCGAGGCGGTAGTTCTCAGCCTGGATAAGGAATCAAGGCGTATCTCACTTGGTATGAAGCAGATCGAGGCCAACCCCTGGACTGAGGTTGAGGAGAAATATCCTGTCGGCACAAAGGTGAGCGGTCAGATTCGCAACCTTACAGAGTTCGGCGTTTTCGTTGCGCTTGAAGAGGGCATTGACGGGTTGATTCACATCTCTGACATCTCCTGGACGCAGCGCTACAAACACCCCTCCGAGGCTCTCAAGAAAGGCGATGAGGTCGAGGCTGTGGTTCTGAGCGTTGATGTTTCCAAAGAGCGCCTTTCCTTGGGTATCAAGCAACTTGGAAAAGACCCGTGGGCTGACATTGATTCTCGCTACGCCGTTGGCGATGACCTTGAGGCGGAAGTCACGAAGATTACGAATTTTGGCGTGTTCGCCGCCCCCGAGGATGAGATGGAAGGCTTGGTCCATATCTCCGAGATCAGTATCGAAAAAGTGAACAAGCCAGAGGATTTGGTGCGGGTCGGTGATGTCTACAAGATGCGCGTAATTAAGATTGAGGCTGACCAGCGCAAACTTGGTATGAGTATAAAGGCTTATATCGAGGCCACGGGCGAGGACCCGCTTGTGAAAAGAGGTCCTGAGCCCGAGCCAGTGCCCGAGCCAGAACCAGTACCCGAGCCAGTGCCCAGTGATGAGACACCCGAAGCCCAGACAGCAGATGTTGTTGCCGAGGGTGGTGATGCGCCGGTCGAAGTCGTTGCCGAGAGTGATGATGCGCCGGTCGAAGTCGTTGCCGAGAGTGCTGCTGCGCCGGTTGAAGTCGTTGCCGAGAGTGATGATGCGCCGGTCGATGCTGTTGCCGAGAGTGCTGCTGAGCCAGGTGACGAGGAAGCCAAGAGCGAGGAGTCCTAG
- the aroC gene encoding chorismate synthase gives MSNTFGQKFRFTTWGESHGPAIGVVVDGCPAGISLEEADLQHDLDRRRPGQSQITTQRGEDDRAEILSGVFEGKTTGTPISILIKNKDANSSKYDNLKDLFRPGHADFTYWAKWGHRDHRGGGRASARETASRVAAGAIARKFLLERGITVQGFVSQIADIAWDGANFDIKEIDRNSCRCPDAETAKKMEEAILAARKAGDSLGGIISVIGLGVPPGLGEPQYGRLDSDLASAFMGINAVKGVEVGAGFRAATMKGSEHNDAFDIVEGAVVPRTNNAGGILGGISTGAPIVITFAVKPTSSILSEQDTVTISGEKTTVSVEGRHDPCVATRAVPVGEAMMAVVLADHWLRGLGSRADSI, from the coding sequence GTGTCTAATACGTTTGGCCAAAAATTTCGATTCACAACCTGGGGCGAATCTCATGGCCCGGCCATTGGTGTTGTGGTGGATGGTTGTCCTGCCGGGATATCTCTTGAAGAGGCGGATCTGCAACACGATTTGGATCGTCGCAGGCCGGGGCAAAGTCAGATTACGACCCAGCGCGGCGAGGATGATCGTGCTGAAATCCTCTCGGGTGTTTTCGAGGGAAAAACGACGGGTACGCCCATATCGATACTGATCAAAAACAAGGATGCTAATTCCTCGAAGTACGATAATCTCAAAGACTTGTTCCGACCGGGTCATGCTGATTTTACTTATTGGGCCAAGTGGGGCCACCGCGACCACCGGGGCGGAGGCCGGGCAAGCGCCCGAGAAACGGCCTCGCGTGTTGCGGCCGGAGCGATTGCCAGAAAATTCCTGTTGGAGCGGGGCATAACGGTTCAAGGATTTGTCAGCCAGATAGCCGATATCGCCTGGGACGGGGCAAATTTTGATATCAAGGAAATTGATCGAAACAGTTGCCGTTGCCCTGATGCCGAAACTGCCAAGAAAATGGAGGAGGCCATTCTTGCGGCGCGCAAGGCGGGCGATTCGCTTGGTGGCATCATCTCGGTTATCGGACTTGGCGTTCCGCCCGGTCTGGGAGAACCACAGTATGGACGGCTGGATTCTGACCTTGCCTCTGCCTTCATGGGGATTAACGCGGTAAAAGGCGTTGAGGTCGGCGCGGGCTTCAGGGCAGCGACGATGAAGGGCTCCGAGCACAATGATGCATTCGATATAGTCGAAGGCGCTGTGGTTCCCCGAACCAATAACGCGGGCGGCATACTAGGCGGTATTTCCACTGGGGCGCCAATCGTTATCACGTTCGCCGTAAAGCCGACGTCGTCGATTTTGAGTGAGCAGGATACGGTGACAATTTCAGGCGAGAAAACAACGGTCAGCGTAGAGGGACGACACGATCCATGCGTAGCGACGCGGGCCGTTCCTGTCGGCGAGGCAATGATGGCGGTGGTGTTGGCTGATCACTGGCTTCGAGGTCTGGGAAGCCGTGCAGATTCTATTTAA
- a CDS encoding shikimate kinase encodes MNIVVIGFKSAGKSTLSPMLAEQINFSFDDLDRRLMEKASLDLGERIEVREVFRRLGADRFRQMERELLAEALEETELVLALGGGAALDDAAPDMLRGSCVVYLRVPEDDLFNRIERKGWPAFLDGESEPRQALRKLLGERLPRYESLADVIVDVSDLNTPARNGELVYKCVQEWMEARK; translated from the coding sequence TTGAACATCGTGGTAATCGGCTTCAAGAGCGCCGGAAAATCGACTCTGAGCCCTATGCTCGCAGAGCAAATAAATTTTTCGTTTGACGATCTTGACCGAAGACTGATGGAGAAGGCATCTCTCGATCTTGGTGAGCGAATCGAGGTCAGGGAGGTTTTTCGCCGTTTGGGGGCAGACCGTTTCAGGCAAATGGAGCGTGAATTGCTGGCAGAGGCGCTTGAGGAGACCGAGTTGGTTCTCGCCCTTGGTGGTGGGGCCGCCCTTGATGACGCCGCACCAGATATGCTCCGGGGAAGTTGTGTGGTTTACCTCCGGGTGCCTGAAGATGATTTGTTCAATCGGATTGAGCGCAAAGGATGGCCCGCTTTTCTCGACGGAGAGTCTGAGCCCCGGCAAGCTCTGAGAAAATTACTCGGCGAGCGGCTTCCGCGATACGAATCGCTGGCGGATGTTATTGTTGACGTTTCGGATTTAAATACGCCAGCCAGGAATGGTGAGTTAGTATATAAGTGTGTTCAGGAGTGGATGGAAGCCCGTAAGTAA
- a CDS encoding Appr-1-p processing protein, with amino-acid sequence MHEKIIGRGRVCLSQGDITESSTEAIVNAANNHLWMGAGVAGAIKSKGGSIIEEHALALGPIEVGDAVATGAGALMASYVIHAAGMGQDLQTSGKIVASCTLASLRLAEKLAVASVAFPAIGTGVGGLPVEEAAREMLRMVSSFLKAEAASVEKVAFVLFGEKDFQVFAAELENVGR; translated from the coding sequence ATGCATGAGAAGATTATCGGCCGGGGACGTGTGTGCTTGTCCCAAGGCGACATCACGGAATCTTCCACCGAAGCCATTGTAAACGCTGCAAATAATCACTTGTGGATGGGTGCCGGTGTTGCTGGCGCGATCAAGTCCAAGGGTGGCTCAATCATCGAGGAGCACGCCCTTGCCTTAGGTCCCATCGAAGTTGGTGATGCTGTTGCCACCGGTGCAGGTGCCTTGATGGCGAGCTATGTTATTCATGCTGCTGGCATGGGCCAGGATTTGCAGACATCTGGGAAAATCGTAGCCTCCTGCACGTTGGCTAGCCTGCGTTTGGCCGAGAAGCTTGCCGTAGCGAGCGTCGCATTTCCCGCCATTGGTACAGGAGTGGGCGGCCTTCCAGTTGAGGAGGCGGCTCGGGAAATGTTGCGGATGGTGTCAAGTTTTTTGAAAGCAGAGGCAGCTAGCGTCGAGAAGGTGGCGTTCGTTTTGTTTGGAGAAAAGGATTTTCAAGTGTTCGCAGCGGAGCTAGAAAATGTCGGAAGGTAG
- the miaA gene encoding tRNA (adenosine(37)-N6)-dimethylallyltransferase MiaA — protein sequence MSEGRATRDWRPIAVMVGATCSGKTTLAAALAGWLGERDVPIEIIGADARQIYRSLSIGTAKPTLEERDVVPHHMIDVAEPDETFNASRYAEEALECAERIYDKGAFPMVVGGSGLYIQALIEGLFDGPGADENIRLKLEEQAERDGAEALHRSLVECDPAAAGKIHPNDTKRVIRALEVYEVTGRPISELRAESPAGGFARPFYVGLDWPSDTLDERIKERIRWMLLNGMQDEASWLSDAGLADARSFEGLGYEDALALHCGEIAFDDCLTRISTLHRQYAKRQRTWGRRIEDVHWFEPSEMSFDALILHVGESLLSYFHPAQSQGTVAGR from the coding sequence ATGTCGGAAGGTAGAGCCACCCGCGATTGGCGCCCGATAGCCGTGATGGTGGGGGCCACCTGTAGCGGGAAAACGACGCTCGCGGCTGCCCTGGCTGGCTGGCTTGGTGAGCGGGATGTGCCCATCGAAATCATTGGTGCCGATGCCCGCCAGATATACCGGAGTCTTTCGATAGGAACGGCCAAGCCCACCCTTGAAGAGCGGGATGTGGTGCCGCACCATATGATTGATGTGGCCGAGCCTGATGAGACTTTTAACGCCTCGCGCTATGCTGAAGAGGCGCTTGAGTGCGCGGAGAGGATTTACGACAAAGGCGCGTTTCCGATGGTGGTGGGGGGCAGTGGTCTCTATATCCAGGCGTTGATTGAAGGCCTTTTCGATGGACCCGGAGCGGATGAAAACATCAGGCTCAAACTTGAGGAGCAAGCCGAGCGCGATGGAGCCGAGGCGTTGCATCGCAGCCTTGTGGAATGCGATCCGGCGGCAGCCGGGAAGATTCATCCCAACGACACGAAGCGGGTCATCCGTGCACTGGAGGTGTATGAGGTGACCGGGCGCCCCATTTCAGAGCTTCGCGCCGAATCGCCTGCGGGTGGATTTGCCCGGCCTTTTTATGTTGGGCTCGATTGGCCTAGTGATACGCTTGATGAACGTATCAAAGAACGTATCAGGTGGATGTTGCTAAATGGGATGCAAGATGAGGCCTCTTGGCTCTCGGACGCGGGGCTTGCCGATGCACGCTCCTTTGAGGGCCTTGGGTATGAGGACGCCCTGGCGCTTCATTGTGGTGAGATTGCTTTTGATGATTGCTTGACGCGCATCAGCACGCTGCATCGCCAATATGCGAAACGCCAGCGCACTTGGGGCCGTAGGATTGAGGACGTTCACTGGTTTGAGCCAAGTGAAATGAGTTTTGATGCCCTGATTTTGCATGTAGGCGAATCGTTGCTTTCATATTTTCATCCGGCCCAGTCCCAGGGTACTGTGGCGGGACGTTGA